Proteins from a single region of Streptomyces spectabilis:
- a CDS encoding ABC transporter ATP-binding protein: MIELEGLTKRYGEKVAVNNLTFTVRPGVVTGFLGPNGAGKSTTMRMMLGLDNPTAGDVRIDGKHYAQLKDPLTYIGALLDAKAMHGGRSAFNHLLCLAQSNGIPRSRVHEVLDTVGLTAVARKKAKGFSLGMGQRLGIAGALLGDPEILMFDEPVNGLDPEGIHWIRNLMKSLAAQGRTVFVSSHLMSEMALTADHLVVIGQGRLLADTSMSDFIRENSRSYVRLRSPQRERLLDVVHEAGITVVEAGNGTLEVDGATSERLGELAAQHHLVLHELSPQQASLEEAFMQLTAESVEYHAHADHQGPPVADPAPPGPGGPGWGEGWQPRPKGE, from the coding sequence GTGATCGAGCTCGAAGGGCTGACCAAGCGGTACGGCGAGAAGGTGGCGGTCAACAACCTCACCTTCACCGTCAGACCGGGCGTCGTCACGGGCTTCCTCGGGCCGAACGGCGCGGGCAAGTCCACGACGATGCGGATGATGCTGGGCCTCGACAACCCCACAGCGGGTGACGTTCGCATCGACGGCAAGCACTACGCGCAGCTCAAGGACCCGCTGACGTACATCGGCGCGCTCCTGGACGCCAAGGCCATGCACGGCGGCCGCAGCGCCTTCAACCATCTGCTGTGCCTGGCGCAGTCCAACGGCATCCCGCGCTCGCGCGTGCACGAGGTCCTGGACACCGTGGGCCTCACGGCCGTGGCCAGGAAGAAGGCCAAGGGCTTCTCGCTCGGCATGGGACAGCGCCTCGGCATCGCGGGCGCGCTGCTCGGCGACCCCGAGATCCTGATGTTCGACGAGCCGGTCAACGGGCTCGACCCCGAGGGCATCCACTGGATCCGGAACCTGATGAAATCGCTCGCCGCGCAGGGCCGTACGGTCTTCGTCTCCTCGCACCTGATGAGCGAGATGGCCCTCACCGCCGACCACCTCGTCGTCATCGGCCAGGGCCGCCTCCTCGCCGACACCTCCATGTCGGACTTCATCCGCGAGAACTCCCGGTCGTACGTACGTTTGCGCTCGCCGCAGCGCGAACGCCTGCTCGACGTGGTGCACGAGGCCGGGATCACCGTCGTCGAGGCGGGCAACGGCACCCTCGAAGTGGACGGCGCGACCTCCGAGCGGCTGGGCGAGCTGGCCGCGCAGCACCATCTGGTCCTCCATGAACTCAGCCCCCAGCAGGCCTCGTTGGAGGAAGCCTTCATGCAGCTCACCGCGGAGTCGGTGGAGTACCACGCGCACGCCGACCACCAGGGGCCTCCGGTCGCCGACCCCGCGCCTCCCGGGCCCGGCGGCCCCGGCTGGGGCGAGGGCTGGCAGCCGCGCCCGAAGGGAGAGTGA
- a CDS encoding cellulose-binding protein: MSDTSPYGFELVRRGYDRAQVDERISKLVSDRDSALTRITALEKRIEELHLETQNAQAQVADAEPSYAGLGARVEKILRLAEEEAKDLREEARRAAEQHRELAESAAQQVRNDAESFAAERKAKAEDEGVRIVEKAKGEANALRAEAQKDAQSKREEADALFEETRAKAAQAAADFETNLAKRRDQSERDLASRQAKAEKRLAEIEHRAEQLRLEAEKLRTDAERRARQTVETAQRQAEDIVADANAKADRIRSESERELAALTNRRDSINAQLTNVREMLATLTGAAVAAAGTPTEDEPISRGVPAQQSR, encoded by the coding sequence ATGAGCGACACTTCCCCCTACGGCTTCGAGCTTGTGCGGCGTGGGTACGACCGCGCTCAGGTGGACGAACGTATCTCCAAGCTCGTCTCCGACCGAGACTCCGCTCTCACCCGAATCACTGCTCTGGAAAAGCGCATCGAGGAGCTCCACCTCGAAACGCAGAACGCCCAGGCCCAGGTCGCCGACGCCGAGCCGTCGTACGCCGGGCTCGGGGCCCGCGTCGAGAAGATCCTGCGCCTCGCCGAGGAAGAGGCGAAGGACCTGCGCGAGGAGGCCCGGCGCGCGGCCGAACAGCACCGCGAGCTGGCCGAGTCGGCCGCCCAGCAGGTGCGTAACGACGCCGAGTCGTTCGCCGCCGAGCGCAAGGCGAAGGCCGAGGACGAGGGCGTCCGCATCGTCGAGAAGGCCAAGGGCGAGGCGAACGCGCTGCGTGCCGAGGCGCAGAAGGACGCGCAGTCCAAGCGCGAGGAGGCGGACGCCCTCTTCGAGGAGACCCGCGCCAAGGCCGCCCAGGCCGCCGCCGACTTCGAGACGAACCTCGCCAAGCGGCGCGACCAGTCCGAGCGCGACCTGGCCTCGCGTCAGGCCAAGGCCGAGAAGCGCCTCGCGGAGATCGAGCACCGCGCGGAGCAGCTGCGCCTGGAGGCCGAGAAGCTGCGCACCGACGCCGAGCGCCGCGCCCGCCAGACGGTGGAGACCGCACAGCGCCAGGCCGAGGACATCGTCGCGGACGCGAACGCCAAGGCGGACCGCATCCGCAGCGAGTCCGAGCGCGAGCTGGCGGCGCTCACCAACCGCCGCGACTCCATCAACGCCCAGCTGACGAACGTCCGCGAGATGCTCGCGACGCTCACCGGTGCCGCCGTCGCCGCCGCGGGTACGCCCACGGAGGACGAGCCGATCTCTCGGGGGGTCCCGGCACAGCAGAGCCGCTGA
- a CDS encoding ABC transporter permease, translated as MAATQVLKSEWTKIRSVASTVWTLGLAVVVTIALGMLISALSKNDYDSLSRDDKITFDPTFISFAGMSLGQLAMIVFGVLVVSNEYSTGMIRTSLAAVPQRATFLFSKVAVAALLAFVVGIATSFIAFFAGQAMLGEHKAHIGDPGVLRAVIGGGLYMMLIAMFSMGVAAMLRSPMLSLGILMPFFFLISSILGNVSATKKVGRFLPDQAGSKIMQVKSPFDDDAPYGPWGGLGIMVAWTVVALLGGYVLLKRRDA; from the coding sequence ATGGCAGCGACGCAGGTACTGAAGTCCGAGTGGACCAAGATCCGTTCGGTGGCGTCGACCGTGTGGACGCTGGGCCTCGCGGTCGTCGTCACGATCGCGCTCGGCATGCTGATCAGCGCCCTCTCCAAGAACGACTACGACAGCCTCAGCCGCGACGACAAGATCACCTTCGACCCGACCTTCATCAGCTTCGCCGGGATGTCCCTCGGCCAGCTCGCCATGATCGTCTTCGGTGTCCTCGTCGTCTCGAACGAGTACAGCACCGGCATGATCCGCACCTCGCTCGCCGCGGTCCCGCAGCGCGCCACGTTCCTCTTCAGCAAGGTCGCGGTGGCGGCGCTGCTCGCCTTCGTCGTCGGGATCGCCACCAGCTTCATCGCCTTCTTCGCCGGGCAGGCGATGCTCGGCGAGCACAAGGCGCACATCGGTGACCCCGGGGTGCTGCGCGCGGTCATCGGCGGCGGGCTCTACATGATGCTCATCGCGATGTTCTCCATGGGCGTGGCCGCGATGCTGCGCAGCCCGATGCTGTCCCTCGGCATCCTGATGCCGTTCTTCTTCCTGATCTCCAGCATCCTCGGCAACGTGTCCGCCACGAAGAAGGTCGGCCGCTTCCTGCCCGACCAGGCCGGCAGCAAGATCATGCAGGTCAAGTCACCCTTCGACGACGACGCCCCGTACGGGCCCTGGGGCGGGCTCGGGATCATGGTGGCCTGGACGGTTGTCGCGCTGCTGGGCGGCTACGTCCTCCTCAAGCGCCGCGACGCCTAG
- the scy gene encoding polarized growth protein Scy, translated as MRGYESQDSRRPAEADHLSRFEAEMDRLKTDREKAVQHAEDLGYQVEVLRAKLHEARRNLASRPAYDSADMGYQAEQLLRNAQIQAEQLRADAERELREARAQTQRILQEHAEQQARLQAELHTEAVSRRQQLDQELNERRQTVESHVNENVAWAEQLRARTEQQARRLLDESRAEAEQALAAARAEAERLAEAARQRLTADAESSRAEAEALIRRARTDAERLLNAASTQAQEAADHAEALRSSTAAESDQARRQAAELSRTAEQRMADAEAALREARAEADKLVAGAKEAAAKQLAAAEAAGEQRTRTAKEQVARLVGEATKEAEAAKAEAEQKIADAAAEAEKLVAQAAEKARSITAEETASEIAKAARTAEEVLTKASDEAKATTRAAAEEAERVRTEAEAEADRLRSEAHDIAEQLKGAAKDDTKEYRAKTVELQEEARRLRGEAEQLRAEAVAEGEKIRGEARREAVQQIEEAARSAEELLTQAKTDAGEARQSAATEAERVRTEAVERATSLRQQAEETLERTRAEAERHRTEVNEQAEAVKAEAETAARELRAEAERAVAARTAEVEAELTRLRTEAEDKLAAAERTLGDARAEAERMRREAAEETERQRAESAERIRTLQAQAEAEAERLRDEAAADASQARAEGESVAVRLRSDAAAEAERLRTEAQETADRVRAEAAAAAERVAAEAAEALAAAQEEAARRRREAEETLGAARTEADQERERAREQSEELLAAARKRVEDADAEARRLTEEAEARAAELVSAAEQQAQSVRDSVAGLHEQAQEEITGLRSAAEHAAERTRTEAQEEADRVRADAHAERERASEDASRTRRESTEAAEAAKALAEHTVAEAIAESDRMRSDASEHAQRVRTEASDTIAQADQDAARTRADAREDANRIRGDAANQADTLIGEARSEAERLTAETAAEAERVRAEAVAAAERLTTETATEAERVRAESVAAAELLTAETAAEAERVRSESVAAAERLTSETAAEAERVRAESVAAAERLISDATGDAERLRAEAAETVGSAQQHAERIRTESERVKQEALAEAERLRADARQEAERTLDEARKEANKRRTEAAEQVDKLITEATSEAEKLTADAQEKALKATTDAETQADTMVGAARKEAERIVAEATVEGNTLVEKSRTDADELLVGARRDATAIRERSEEHRGRVTTEIEELHERARRESAEAMKSAGERCDALVKAAEEQLAEAKAKAEELMSDANSEASKVRIAAVKKAEGLLKEAEQKKAELVREGERIHTEARAEAEQMVEEGKRELEVLVRRREDINAEISRVQDVLEALESFEAPQGGGKDAGVKAGAAAGATRSGGKQSEG; from the coding sequence GTGCGGGGCTACGAGAGCCAGGACAGCCGACGACCGGCTGAGGCCGACCATCTCTCACGGTTCGAAGCCGAGATGGACCGGCTGAAGACCGACCGGGAGAAGGCCGTCCAGCACGCCGAGGACCTCGGCTACCAGGTCGAGGTGTTGCGCGCCAAGCTGCACGAGGCGCGCCGCAACCTCGCGTCCCGCCCTGCCTACGACAGCGCGGACATGGGCTATCAGGCCGAGCAGCTGCTGCGGAACGCCCAGATCCAGGCCGAGCAGCTGCGCGCCGACGCCGAGCGCGAGCTGCGCGAGGCCCGCGCCCAGACGCAGCGCATCCTCCAGGAGCACGCCGAGCAGCAGGCCCGGCTCCAGGCCGAGCTGCACACGGAGGCCGTCTCCCGGCGCCAGCAGCTCGACCAGGAGTTGAACGAACGCCGTCAGACGGTCGAGTCGCACGTCAACGAGAACGTGGCGTGGGCCGAGCAGCTGCGCGCCCGCACCGAGCAGCAGGCCCGGCGCCTGCTCGACGAGTCGCGCGCGGAGGCCGAGCAGGCGCTCGCCGCCGCCCGTGCCGAGGCCGAGCGGCTCGCCGAGGCGGCCCGGCAGCGCCTCACCGCCGACGCCGAGAGCTCCCGCGCGGAGGCCGAGGCGCTCATCCGCCGCGCCCGCACCGACGCCGAGCGCCTGCTGAACGCCGCGTCGACGCAGGCCCAGGAGGCCGCCGACCACGCGGAGGCGCTGCGCTCGTCCACCGCCGCCGAGTCCGACCAGGCGCGCCGCCAGGCCGCCGAGCTGAGCCGGACCGCCGAGCAGCGCATGGCCGACGCCGAGGCGGCCCTGCGCGAGGCGCGCGCCGAGGCGGACAAGCTCGTCGCCGGGGCCAAGGAGGCCGCGGCCAAGCAGCTGGCGGCCGCCGAGGCCGCGGGCGAGCAGCGCACGCGTACGGCCAAGGAGCAGGTCGCCCGGCTTGTCGGCGAGGCCACGAAGGAGGCCGAGGCCGCCAAGGCGGAGGCCGAGCAGAAGATCGCGGACGCCGCCGCCGAGGCCGAGAAGCTGGTCGCTCAGGCCGCCGAGAAGGCCCGCTCGATCACCGCCGAGGAGACCGCGTCCGAGATCGCGAAGGCCGCGCGGACCGCCGAGGAGGTCCTGACCAAGGCCTCCGACGAGGCGAAGGCGACCACGCGCGCGGCCGCCGAGGAGGCCGAGCGGGTCCGCACCGAGGCCGAGGCCGAGGCGGACCGGCTGCGCAGCGAGGCGCACGACATCGCCGAGCAGCTCAAGGGCGCGGCGAAGGACGACACCAAGGAGTACCGCGCCAAGACCGTCGAGCTCCAGGAGGAGGCGCGGCGGCTGCGCGGCGAGGCCGAGCAGCTGCGGGCCGAGGCCGTCGCCGAGGGCGAGAAGATCCGCGGCGAGGCGCGGCGCGAGGCCGTCCAGCAGATCGAGGAGGCGGCCCGGTCCGCCGAGGAGCTGCTCACCCAGGCCAAGACGGACGCGGGCGAGGCCCGTCAGTCCGCGGCCACCGAGGCCGAGCGGGTCCGCACCGAGGCCGTCGAGCGCGCCACGTCGCTGCGCCAGCAGGCCGAGGAGACCCTGGAGCGCACCCGCGCGGAGGCCGAGCGCCACCGCACGGAGGTCAACGAGCAGGCCGAGGCCGTCAAGGCCGAGGCGGAGACGGCCGCGCGGGAGCTGCGCGCGGAGGCCGAGCGCGCCGTCGCGGCCCGCACGGCCGAGGTCGAGGCGGAGCTGACCCGGCTGCGGACCGAGGCCGAGGACAAGCTCGCCGCGGCCGAGCGGACGCTGGGCGACGCGCGCGCGGAGGCCGAGCGCATGCGGCGCGAGGCCGCCGAGGAGACCGAGCGGCAGCGCGCGGAGTCCGCCGAGCGGATCCGCACCCTCCAGGCACAGGCCGAGGCCGAGGCCGAGCGGCTGCGCGACGAGGCCGCGGCGGACGCCTCGCAGGCGCGCGCCGAGGGCGAGTCGGTCGCGGTGCGGCTGCGCTCCGATGCCGCCGCGGAGGCGGAGCGCCTCAGGACGGAGGCGCAGGAGACCGCGGACCGGGTGCGCGCGGAGGCGGCGGCCGCCGCCGAGCGCGTCGCGGCCGAGGCCGCCGAGGCCCTCGCGGCCGCGCAGGAGGAGGCGGCCCGGCGCCGCCGCGAGGCCGAGGAGACGCTCGGCGCCGCGCGCACCGAGGCCGACCAGGAGCGGGAGCGGGCCCGCGAGCAGAGCGAGGAGCTGCTCGCCGCGGCACGCAAGCGCGTGGAGGACGCCGACGCCGAGGCGCGCCGCCTCACCGAGGAGGCCGAGGCGCGCGCCGCGGAGCTGGTGTCGGCCGCCGAACAGCAGGCCCAGTCCGTACGGGACTCCGTGGCCGGTCTGCACGAGCAGGCCCAGGAGGAGATCACGGGCCTGCGCTCGGCCGCCGAGCACGCGGCGGAGCGCACCCGCACCGAGGCGCAGGAGGAGGCGGACCGCGTCCGCGCCGACGCGCACGCCGAGCGAGAGCGGGCGAGCGAGGACGCGAGCCGTACGCGGCGCGAGTCCACCGAGGCGGCGGAGGCCGCCAAGGCGCTCGCCGAGCACACCGTCGCGGAGGCGATCGCCGAGTCCGACCGGATGCGTTCGGACGCGTCCGAGCACGCCCAGCGGGTGCGCACGGAGGCCTCGGACACCATCGCGCAGGCCGACCAGGACGCCGCCCGCACCCGCGCCGACGCCCGCGAGGACGCCAACCGCATCCGCGGTGACGCCGCGAACCAGGCGGACACCCTGATCGGCGAGGCCCGCAGCGAGGCCGAGCGCCTCACCGCGGAGACCGCGGCCGAGGCGGAGCGCGTGCGCGCCGAGGCGGTCGCCGCGGCCGAGCGCCTCACCACGGAGACGGCCACCGAGGCGGAGCGCGTGCGCGCGGAGTCCGTGGCCGCGGCCGAGCTCCTCACCGCGGAGACCGCCGCCGAGGCGGAGCGCGTCCGGAGCGAGTCGGTGGCGGCGGCCGAGCGCCTCACGTCGGAGACGGCGGCCGAGGCCGAGCGCGTGCGCGCGGAGTCCGTCGCCGCGGCCGAGCGGCTGATCTCGGACGCGACCGGCGACGCCGAGCGGCTGCGCGCGGAAGCGGCCGAGACCGTCGGCTCCGCGCAGCAGCACGCCGAGCGCATCCGCACGGAGTCGGAGCGCGTCAAGCAGGAGGCGCTGGCCGAGGCCGAGCGGCTGCGGGCGGACGCGCGCCAGGAGGCCGAGCGCACCCTGGACGAGGCCCGCAAGGAGGCCAACAAGCGGCGTACGGAAGCCGCGGAGCAGGTCGACAAGCTCATCACGGAGGCCACGTCCGAGGCCGAGAAGCTGACCGCGGACGCCCAGGAGAAGGCGCTCAAGGCGACGACGGACGCCGAGACGCAGGCGGACACGATGGTCGGAGCGGCCCGCAAGGAGGCCGAGCGGATCGTCGCCGAGGCGACGGTCGAGGGCAACACGCTGGTGGAGAAGTCGCGTACGGACGCGGACGAGTTGCTCGTCGGCGCGCGCCGGGACGCCACCGCGATAAGGGAGCGCTCCGAGGAGCACCGCGGCCGCGTCACGACCGAGATCGAGGAGCTGCACGAGCGGGCCAGGCGCGAGTCGGCCGAGGCCATGAAGTCGGCGGGCGAGCGCTGCGACGCGCTGGTCAAGGCCGCGGAGGAGCAGCTGGCCGAGGCGAAGGCGAAGGCCGAGGAGCTGATGTCGGACGCCAACTCCGAGGCGAGCAAGGTGCGCATCGCGGCCGTGAAGAAGGCCGAGGGGCTGCTGAAGGAGGCCGAGCAGAAGAAGGCCGAGCTGGTGCGCGAGGGCGAGCGGATCCACACCGAGGCGCGGGCCGAGGCCGAGCAGATGGTCGAAGAGGGCAAGCGCGAGCTGGAGGTCCTCGTCCGGCGTCGCGAGGACATCAATGCGGAGATTTCCCGTGTCCAGGACGTGCTCGAGGCGTTGGAATCGTTTGAGGCCCCGCAGGGCGGCGGCAAGGACGCGGGCGTCAAGGCAGGGGCCGCGGCGGGGGCTACACGTTCGGGTGGCAAGCAGTCAGAGGGCTAG
- a CDS encoding ABC transporter ATP-binding protein: MIEAVGLTKRYGAKTAVYNLSFQVRPGTVTGFLGPNGSGKSTTMRMILGLDAPSAGQVTIGGYPYRKLPNAPRQVGALLDAKAVHGGRHARNHLLCLAQLSGIPARRVDEVLGVVGLQEVARKRSKGFSLGMGQRLGIAAALLGDPQVLLFDEPVNGLDPEGILWVRNLMKSLAAEGRTVFVSSHLMSEMALTAEHLIVIGRGQLLADMSVTDFISANSADFARVRTPDTDPQQREKLSGALTEAGGQVLPEPDGALRVTGLPLPRISDLAHQADVRLWELSPHQASLEEAYMRMTQGAVDYRSTVDQRAGLQEQLPPGAQPQPHMPVPGQGQPGWYAPPPPQQGGQPFAMPQGAPGVPPAPAGTQPNPYAAPQAPASPEMTKRDSEEAR, translated from the coding sequence ATGATCGAGGCAGTCGGCCTGACGAAGCGCTACGGCGCCAAGACAGCCGTGTACAACCTTTCCTTCCAGGTGCGGCCCGGCACCGTGACCGGCTTCCTGGGCCCCAACGGCTCCGGCAAGTCGACGACGATGCGCATGATCCTGGGCCTGGACGCCCCCTCGGCAGGGCAGGTGACGATCGGCGGCTACCCGTACCGCAAGCTGCCGAACGCGCCCCGCCAGGTCGGCGCCCTCCTCGACGCGAAGGCCGTGCACGGCGGCCGGCACGCCCGCAACCACCTGCTCTGCCTCGCGCAGCTGTCCGGCATCCCGGCCCGCCGCGTGGACGAGGTGCTCGGCGTGGTCGGCCTGCAGGAAGTGGCCAGGAAGCGCTCCAAGGGCTTCTCCCTCGGCATGGGCCAGCGCCTCGGCATCGCCGCCGCGCTGCTCGGCGACCCGCAGGTGCTGCTCTTCGACGAGCCGGTCAACGGCCTCGACCCCGAGGGCATCCTCTGGGTGCGCAACCTGATGAAGTCGCTCGCCGCCGAGGGCCGCACGGTCTTCGTCTCCTCGCACCTGATGAGCGAGATGGCGCTGACCGCCGAGCACCTCATCGTCATCGGCCGCGGCCAGCTGCTCGCCGACATGAGCGTCACCGACTTCATCTCGGCGAACTCCGCCGACTTCGCCCGGGTCCGCACCCCGGACACCGATCCGCAGCAGCGCGAGAAGCTGTCCGGCGCGCTCACCGAGGCCGGCGGCCAGGTGCTGCCCGAGCCGGACGGCGCGCTGCGCGTCACGGGCCTGCCGCTGCCCCGCATCAGCGACCTCGCGCACCAGGCGGACGTACGCCTGTGGGAGCTGTCGCCGCACCAGGCCTCCCTGGAGGAGGCGTACATGCGCATGACGCAGGGCGCCGTGGACTACCGCTCGACCGTCGACCAGCGCGCGGGCCTCCAGGAGCAGCTGCCGCCCGGCGCGCAGCCGCAGCCGCACATGCCGGTGCCCGGGCAGGGCCAGCCGGGCTGGTACGCCCCGCCGCCGCCCCAGCAGGGCGGCCAGCCGTTCGCGATGCCGCAGGGCGCGCCCGGCGTACCGCCCGCGCCCGCGGGCACGCAGCCGAACCCGTACGCCGCCCCGCAGGCCCCCGCCTCCCCCGAGATGACCAAGCGCGACAGCGAGGAAGCCCGATGA
- a CDS encoding acetyl-CoA C-acetyltransferase, whose amino-acid sequence MSGTTGTTSVIVAGARTPMGRLLGSLKSFSGSDLGGFAIKAALDRAGIGGDQVQYVIMGQVLQAGAGQIPARQAAVKAGIPMSVPALTVNKVCLSGLDAIALADQLIRAGEFDIVVAGGQESMTNAPHLLPKSREGYKYGAIEMLDAMAHDGLTDPFEGIAMGESTEKHNTRLGIGRAPQDEIGALSHQRAAAAQKNGVFDAEITPVEVPQRKGDPVLVARDEGIRAETTVETLGKLRPAFGRDGTITAGTASQISDGAAAVVVMSKAKAEELGLAWIAEIGAHGNVAGPDNSLQSQPSNAILHALKKEGLGVDDLDLIEINEAFAAVAVQSMKDLGVSTERVNVNGGAIALGHPIGMSGARLVLHLALELKRRGGGVGAAALCGGGGQGDALILKVSKG is encoded by the coding sequence ATGTCTGGAACGACCGGAACCACCTCAGTGATCGTCGCGGGCGCGCGCACGCCCATGGGGCGTCTGCTCGGCTCGCTCAAGTCCTTCTCCGGCTCCGACCTGGGCGGATTCGCGATCAAGGCGGCGCTCGACCGGGCGGGCATCGGCGGCGACCAGGTGCAGTACGTGATCATGGGGCAGGTCCTGCAGGCCGGGGCGGGGCAGATCCCGGCGCGCCAGGCCGCGGTCAAGGCGGGCATCCCCATGAGCGTCCCGGCACTCACCGTGAACAAGGTCTGCCTCTCCGGCCTCGACGCCATCGCGCTCGCGGACCAGCTGATCCGCGCCGGTGAGTTCGACATCGTGGTCGCGGGCGGCCAGGAGTCGATGACCAACGCCCCGCACCTGCTCCCCAAGTCCCGCGAGGGCTACAAGTACGGTGCGATCGAGATGCTCGACGCGATGGCGCACGACGGTCTCACCGACCCCTTCGAGGGCATCGCGATGGGCGAGTCCACCGAGAAGCACAACACCCGCCTCGGCATCGGGCGCGCCCCGCAGGACGAGATCGGCGCCCTGTCGCACCAGCGCGCGGCCGCCGCCCAGAAGAACGGCGTGTTCGACGCCGAGATCACGCCCGTCGAGGTCCCGCAGCGCAAGGGCGACCCGGTGCTCGTCGCCAGGGACGAGGGCATCCGCGCCGAGACGACCGTCGAGACGCTCGGCAAGCTGCGCCCCGCCTTCGGCAGGGACGGCACGATCACGGCGGGCACGGCCTCGCAGATCTCCGACGGCGCCGCGGCCGTCGTCGTCATGAGCAAGGCGAAGGCCGAGGAACTCGGCCTCGCGTGGATCGCGGAGATCGGGGCACACGGCAACGTGGCGGGGCCCGACAACTCCCTCCAGTCCCAGCCGTCCAACGCGATCCTGCACGCCCTCAAGAAGGAGGGGCTCGGCGTCGACGACCTCGACCTCATCGAGATCAACGAGGCGTTCGCGGCCGTCGCGGTCCAGTCAATGAAGGACCTCGGGGTGTCCACAGAAAGGGTGAACGTCAACGGCGGCGCCATTGCCCTGGGTCACCCGATCGGGATGTCCGGCGCGCGGCTCGTCCTGCATCTGGCCCTGGAGCTCAAGCGGCGCGGCGGCGGGGTCGGCGCGGCCGCGCTGTGCGGCGGTGGCGGGCAGGGCGACGCGCTGATCCTGAAGGTCTCCAAGGGCTGA
- the meaB gene encoding methylmalonyl Co-A mutase-associated GTPase MeaB: MQDVPSLVAQAREGRPRAVARLISLVEGASPQLREVMAALAPLAGHAYVVGITGSPGVGKSTSTSALVSAYRRAGKRVGVLAVDPSSPFSGGALLGDRVRMSEHASDPGVYIRSMATRGHLGGLAWAAPQAIRVLDAAGCDVVLVETVGVGQSEVEIASQADTSVVLLAPGMGDGIQAAKAGILEIGDVYVVNKADRDGADATARELNHMLGLGESRKPGDWRPPIVKTVAARGEGIDEVVEALEKHRAWMEERGVLASRRVSRAAREIETIAVTALRERISDLHGDVRLGALAERIVAGELDPYAAADSLVEGLTAG; the protein is encoded by the coding sequence ATGCAAGACGTCCCCTCCCTGGTGGCGCAGGCCCGCGAGGGCAGGCCGCGGGCCGTGGCCCGGCTGATCTCGCTGGTGGAGGGGGCGTCGCCGCAGCTGCGCGAAGTGATGGCGGCCCTCGCGCCGCTGGCCGGGCACGCCTACGTCGTGGGGATCACCGGGTCGCCGGGCGTGGGCAAGTCCACCTCGACGTCGGCCCTCGTCAGCGCGTACCGGCGGGCCGGGAAGCGGGTGGGGGTCCTCGCCGTCGACCCCTCGTCCCCGTTCTCCGGTGGCGCGCTGCTCGGCGACCGCGTCCGCATGTCCGAGCACGCGTCCGACCCCGGCGTCTACATCCGCTCCATGGCGACCCGGGGGCACCTGGGCGGGCTCGCCTGGGCCGCGCCCCAGGCCATCCGCGTGCTCGACGCCGCGGGCTGCGACGTCGTCCTCGTCGAGACCGTCGGCGTCGGCCAGTCCGAGGTCGAGATCGCCTCGCAGGCCGACACCTCCGTGGTCCTCCTCGCGCCCGGGATGGGCGACGGCATCCAGGCCGCGAAGGCCGGGATCCTGGAGATCGGCGACGTGTACGTGGTCAACAAGGCCGACCGGGACGGCGCGGACGCCACCGCGCGCGAGCTCAACCACATGCTGGGCCTCGGCGAGTCCCGCAAGCCCGGCGACTGGCGACCCCCCATCGTCAAGACCGTCGCCGCGCGGGGCGAGGGCATCGACGAGGTCGTCGAGGCCCTGGAGAAGCACCGGGCGTGGATGGAGGAGCGGGGGGTCCTCGCCTCCCGGCGGGTCTCCCGGGCGGCCCGGGAGATCGAGACGATCGCCGTCACGGCGCTCCGGGAGCGGATCTCCGACCTGCACGGGGACGTGCGGCTCGGCGCGCTCGCCGAGCGGATCGTCGCGGGTGAGCTGGACCCGTACGCGGCGGCGGACTCCCTGGTGGAGGGGTTGACCGCGGGCTAG
- the mce gene encoding methylmalonyl-CoA epimerase, translating to MLTRIDHIGIACKDLDATVEFYRATYGFEVFHTEVNEEQGVREAMLKINETSDGGASYLQLLEPIREDSAVGKWLAKNGEGVHHIAFGTADVDGDSEAIRDKGVRVLYEQPRIGSMGSRITFLHPKDCHGVLTELVTSAPAEQPEH from the coding sequence ATGCTGACGCGAATTGATCACATTGGGATCGCCTGCAAGGACCTCGACGCGACCGTCGAGTTCTATCGCGCGACGTACGGCTTCGAGGTGTTCCACACCGAGGTCAACGAGGAACAGGGTGTGCGCGAGGCCATGCTGAAGATCAACGAGACCTCGGACGGCGGCGCCTCCTACCTGCAGCTCCTCGAACCCATCCGCGAGGACTCGGCCGTGGGCAAGTGGCTGGCCAAGAACGGCGAGGGCGTGCACCACATCGCCTTCGGCACGGCGGACGTGGACGGCGACTCCGAGGCCATCCGCGACAAGGGCGTCCGCGTCCTGTACGAGCAGCCGCGCATCGGCTCGATGGGGTCGCGCATCACCTTCCTGCACCCCAAGGACTGCCACGGCGTCCTCACCGAACTCGTCACGTCCGCGCCCGCCGAACAGCCCGAGCACTGA